In a genomic window of Maledivibacter sp.:
- a CDS encoding methylmalonyl-CoA mutase family protein — protein sequence MFDKEKLSQIKENANSFEAKTQESLAKRPERQEKFYTGSGDEVNRLYTPADVEDFDYNEELGMPGQYPYTRGAQPTMYRGRLWTMRMYAGFATAEESNKRYKYLIEQGSMGLSVAFDLPTQIGYDSDHSLSEGEVGKVGVAIDSLADMEVLFDGIPLDKVSTSMTINAPASVLLAMYIAVGEKQGVSADKLRGTIQNDILKEYIARGTYIFPTEPSMRLITNIFEYCSKEVPKWNTISISGYHIREAGSTAAQEVGFTLADGIAYVDAAIKAGLDVDSFAPRLSFFFNAHNDLLEEVAKFRAARRLWAKIMKERFGAKKANSMRLKFHTQTGGSTLTAQQPENNIVRVAIQTLAAVLGGTQSLHTNSKDEALALPTEDSVRVALRTQQVVAYESGVTNTVDPLAGSYYIEAKTKEIEDKAMEYIKKIDEIGGAPKAIDMGYIQQEIMDAAYQYQKEVESNERIVVGMNKFQIEEEAPKGLLRVDPAVGELQKGKLEQLRAKRDNEAVKERLQALRKACEGDDNLMPFILEAVRVYGTLGEICGVMREVFGEYQQSVNL from the coding sequence ATGTTTGACAAGGAAAAACTATCTCAAATTAAGGAAAATGCTAATTCTTTTGAGGCAAAAACTCAAGAGTCATTGGCGAAAAGACCTGAGAGACAAGAAAAATTTTATACGGGGTCTGGTGATGAAGTAAATAGATTATATACACCAGCAGATGTAGAAGATTTTGATTACAATGAAGAATTAGGTATGCCAGGTCAATATCCCTATACTCGTGGGGCTCAGCCTACCATGTATAGAGGAAGACTTTGGACAATGAGAATGTATGCTGGATTTGCTACAGCAGAAGAATCAAACAAAAGATATAAATACCTTATAGAACAAGGTTCAATGGGTTTATCTGTTGCCTTTGACCTACCAACACAGATTGGTTATGACTCAGACCATTCGTTATCAGAGGGAGAAGTTGGTAAAGTTGGAGTTGCGATTGACTCATTAGCTGATATGGAAGTTTTATTTGATGGAATACCACTTGACAAAGTAAGTACTTCAATGACTATAAATGCACCTGCTTCAGTACTACTAGCTATGTACATTGCTGTTGGTGAAAAGCAAGGTGTTAGTGCAGATAAATTAAGAGGAACAATACAAAATGATATATTAAAAGAGTATATAGCTCGTGGAACATATATATTCCCAACAGAGCCTTCTATGAGACTTATAACCAATATTTTTGAATATTGTTCAAAGGAAGTTCCAAAATGGAATACAATAAGTATTTCAGGATACCACATTAGAGAAGCTGGTTCAACAGCCGCACAAGAGGTAGGATTTACCCTTGCCGATGGTATAGCATATGTTGATGCAGCCATTAAAGCAGGACTTGATGTAGACTCATTTGCCCCTAGACTTTCATTCTTCTTTAATGCACATAATGATCTATTAGAAGAAGTTGCTAAGTTCAGAGCTGCAAGAAGATTATGGGCTAAAATTATGAAAGAAAGATTTGGAGCTAAAAAAGCGAATTCTATGAGACTTAAGTTCCATACACAAACCGGTGGATCTACATTAACTGCACAGCAGCCAGAAAACAATATAGTTCGTGTTGCTATACAAACACTTGCGGCTGTCCTTGGTGGAACTCAGTCTTTACACACTAACTCCAAAGACGAAGCATTGGCACTTCCGACTGAAGACTCAGTAAGAGTCGCACTTAGAACTCAACAGGTAGTAGCATATGAGAGTGGTGTTACGAATACAGTTGACCCTCTAGCAGGATCATATTATATTGAAGCTAAGACTAAAGAAATTGAAGATAAAGCCATGGAGTATATCAAGAAGATTGATGAAATTGGTGGGGCTCCAAAGGCTATAGACATGGGATATATCCAACAAGAAATCATGGATGCTGCTTATCAATATCAAAAAGAAGTTGAATCAAATGAAAGAATTGTTGTTGGTATGAACAAGTTCCAAATCGAAGAAGAGGCTCCTAAGGGGCTACTTAGAGTTGATCCAGCAGTTGGAGAACTTCAAAAAGGAAAACTTGAGCAGTTAAGAGCTAAAAGGGATAACGAAGCCGTTAAAGAAAGATTACAAGCTTTAAGAAAAGCATGTGAAGGTGACGATAACTTGATGCCATTCATATTAGAGGCTGTTAGAGTATATGGTACTCTAGGAGAAATCTGTGGAGTAATGAGAGAAGTATTTGGCGAATATCAACAATCCGTTAATTTGTAA